The region GATGCGTGGATGGGCAAGGCAGTGGAACGAATCTTTTTGCCGCTGATGCAGATGACCTTGCCCGAGATTGTGGATGTCAACCTTCCTCCCGAAGGTGTCTTCCATAATTTGATGATCATCTCGATAAAGAAATCTTATGCGGGTCATGCGCGAAAAGTAATGAATGGCATCTGGGCGATGGGGCAGGCGATGTTTACAAAATGCATCATCGTCGTCGATGAGGATTGTGACGTGCAGGATCTGGCAGAGGTCGTTCTTCGCACGACGAACAACATCGATCCAGAGAGAGACATTCAGTTCACGCTGGGACCGGTGGACTCTCTGGACCATGCGAGTCGTCTGCCAAACTATGGTAGTAAGATGGGAATAGACGCGACGCGGAAGTGGCCTGCGGAGGGATTCACTCGCGAGTGGCCCGCGATGCTTGCAATGGAACCTGAGGTGAAAGCACGCGTAGACGCGTTGTGGAAAAAGCTTGGAATAGAGTAGGGTTTTCAAAAAAAATCTCCCCCTAACTCCTGATAGTTATTGAGTTTGTAACCGTTTTATTGAATTCTCACACATCAACATCAAAAAAAATGGGTTTCTTTTTTTAGCGGGAAACATTCGCTATGTGTTGCTGAGCAACGTGTTAACTCTACTTTGCTTCTAACCCACTTAGCGGGTTCTCCCGGAATCTCTGTTTGGAGGCATTATCTTGAAACGACATCATCTGGTTGGCTTATTTCTCTTCTTGTTCGGTTGCTCTCTCGCCTCCCAGGCTCAAGCAGTTCCCATGGCCACGCGTCTGGGCGGATTACAGGTAGGTGCAGGCTTTAGCTTTGCTGTGCCTGACTATGGTCCGACTTATATCAAGGGCTATACGATCTATGGAGATGCCGATCTGTGGCGTCGTGTCGGCATTGAAGCAGACGTGCACCAGATCAATGTTCTAACGCCAACGGATATTGGCGAGAATACTTATCTCGTCGGACCAAGATTTACTCTGATGCGCCGAGACCGTGTTCGCGTCTACGCGAAAGCTCTCGGTGGAGTGGGTCGTTTCGAGTACCAGAAGGGCAATCCACGCGCTCCATACAATCCAACCACTGATACCTTTGGCGTATTCTCTGTAGGAGGCGGCATCGAATTCCGTGCCTCACAGCATATCAACATTCGTGCCGTCGATATCGAGGCGCAGAA is a window of Edaphobacter dinghuensis DNA encoding:
- a CDS encoding porin family protein, encoding MFGCSLASQAQAVPMATRLGGLQVGAGFSFAVPDYGPTYIKGYTIYGDADLWRRVGIEADVHQINVLTPTDIGENTYLVGPRFTLMRRDRVRVYAKALGGVGRFEYQKGNPRAPYNPTTDTFGVFSVGGGIEFRASQHINIRAVDIEAQKWPGYGTPGYPAHGLTPFVTTFGAAYSF